A genomic stretch from Coregonus clupeaformis isolate EN_2021a chromosome 23, ASM2061545v1, whole genome shotgun sequence includes:
- the LOC121536912 gene encoding uncharacterized protein LOC121536912, whose protein sequence is MYAQGIVALFPYLEDPYSQHGYDHYYDPESGSGYLAWRLKTIQRKTAEERGASVSKSPKVGGPGRDRQPFTYDREPSDEDVEAAIAVLRHSADENTVREKMKMTFIYRQAMVNDEAKSSDVFSVFPRFLDTPGLIEQDFRLLFGEATANKFLEKWPTTFKAKVIKESHGLVSTTELLDLMRNAESAAEVENGWDSDMSAILLLLHLLPPSAQGRKRPGKMSAYQAVDQLIRFQKVGTSVQQHLDNITQSSQPYLLAQGSTQSSIHSYFIVVDKHALPCKATGSVGAFDEVFKAHYVFGTSYSSSLSSFFTFVQTTIYNIDMGETKETPRVAELRARMVR, encoded by the exons ATGTATGCACAGGGGATAGTAGCTTTGTTTCCCTATCTAGAAGACCCATACTCACAACATGGATAT gATCATTACTACGATCCGGAGAGTGGTTCCGGATACCTTGCATGGCGATTGAAGACCATACAAAGAAAAACAGCAGAGGAAAGAGGTGCCTCAGTCAGCAAATCTCCTAAAG TTGGTGGGCCAGGCCGTGATCGTCAGCCCTTCACCTATGACAGAGAGCCATCTGATGAGGATGTGGAAGCAGCTATTGCTGTTTTGAGACACTCTGCTGATGAAAACACTGTCCGTGAGAAGATGAAAATGACCTTCATATATCGGCAAGCAATGGTCAACGATGAAGCCAAATCATCAGATGTCTTCTCGGTCTTCCCAAGATTTCTGGACACACCAGGACTG ATAGAACAAGATTTCAGACTTCTGTTTGGTGAGGCCACAGCCAACAAATTCTTGGAGAAGTGGCCAACCACTTTCAAAgcaaaagtaataaaggaaagccATGGACTTGTATCCACCACAGAACTCTTGGATTTGATGCGCAATGCTGAGTCAGCTGCTGAAGTTGAGAATG GCTGGGACAGTGACATGTCTGCCATCTTGCTGCTGCTACATTTGCTACCACCATCTGCACAAGGTAGAAAGAGGCCGGGAAAGATGTCTGCATATCAAGCTGTAGATCAGCTCATCAGATTTCAAAAG GTTGGAACCAGTGTGCAGCAGCATCTTGACAACATCACCCAAAGCAGTCAGCCCTACCTTCTCGCCCAGGGATCCACACAGAGCAGCATTCACTCCTACTTCATTGTGGTTGACAAGCATGCTCTTCCATGCAAGGCAACAGGTTCAGTAGGAGCTTTTGACGAAGTCTTTAAAGCCCATTACGTATTTGGTACGTCATACAGTTCTTCCTTGAGCAGCTTTTTCACTTTTGTGCAAACAACCATCTATAACATCGACATGGGGGAAACAAAGGAGACTCCTAGAGTTGCTGAGTTGCGAGCAAGAATGGTGCGTTAG